Proteins from one Haloarchaeobius litoreus genomic window:
- a CDS encoding 2Fe-2S iron-sulfur cluster-binding protein produces the protein MTDYTVEFVGTGESITVSDKQTILKRCIEEGIAQEYSCRVGMCLACSAEIVEGDVVQPAARGLTEQEREDFALTCMARPASDLKLDRGKYPPSIEDDAATSAESSEAAAGDD, from the coding sequence ATGACCGACTACACCGTCGAGTTCGTGGGGACGGGCGAGTCCATCACCGTCTCCGACAAGCAGACCATCCTGAAGCGATGCATCGAGGAGGGCATCGCACAGGAGTACTCCTGCCGGGTCGGGATGTGTCTGGCCTGCTCCGCCGAGATCGTCGAGGGCGACGTCGTCCAGCCCGCCGCCCGCGGCCTCACCGAGCAAGAGCGGGAGGACTTCGCACTGACCTGTATGGCACGCCCCGCCTCGGACCTGAAACTCGACCGCGGCAAGTACCCGCCGAGCATCGAGGACGACGCCGCGACGAGCGCCGAATCGAGCGAAGCCGCCGCGGGTGACGACTGA
- a CDS encoding DUF6517 family protein, with the protein MASRRLATVLAVTLLLTGAGCIGFITGEEPLTYSADRATVADSALGDGGTGYTEASVEQEVIEQTSEDLGNRTVVIENWVAQYEKQDDFIDETVGVFAVVSTHEVDVVGEPQNPIANMSEGEVLTELVGQYDTAYGDLSGAERTDTLQATMLGQQTDVAVFTTTTNFAGREVEVNVYVSVVKHGDDYVVAIGGHPTQLPDERDDILELIENIEHSDEE; encoded by the coding sequence ATGGCTTCGAGACGCCTCGCGACGGTTCTCGCCGTGACCCTCCTGCTGACTGGTGCCGGCTGCATCGGCTTCATCACCGGCGAGGAGCCGCTGACCTACAGCGCCGACCGGGCGACGGTCGCCGACAGCGCGCTCGGCGACGGCGGGACGGGCTACACGGAGGCCTCCGTCGAGCAGGAGGTCATCGAACAGACCAGCGAGGACCTCGGCAATCGGACCGTCGTCATCGAGAACTGGGTCGCGCAGTACGAGAAGCAGGACGACTTCATCGACGAGACCGTCGGCGTGTTCGCGGTCGTCTCGACCCACGAGGTCGACGTGGTGGGTGAACCGCAGAACCCCATCGCCAACATGAGCGAGGGCGAGGTACTCACCGAACTCGTCGGCCAGTACGACACGGCATACGGCGACCTCTCGGGTGCCGAACGCACCGACACCCTGCAGGCCACGATGCTCGGCCAGCAGACCGACGTCGCCGTGTTCACGACGACGACGAACTTCGCCGGCCGCGAGGTCGAGGTGAACGTCTACGTCTCCGTCGTCAAACACGGCGACGACTACGTCGTGGCCATCGGCGGCCACCCGACCCAGCTGCCCGACGAGCGCGACGACATCCTCGAACTCATCGAGAACATCGAACACAGCGACGAGGAGTGA
- a CDS encoding amidohydrolase, translating into MVDRDRLVALRRAFHRQPEPAWREFWTTARIVEELEAIGVDELYVGPEALNTDERMAVPPEAELESWYERALDAGADESILERLRGGHTGAVAVVEQGAGPTVGLRVDIDGLPREESTAEDHVPAAEGFRSETGAMHACGHDGHATIGLGVLEAVKESDFAGTLKLFFQPAEELVGGGKAMAKSGHLDDVDYLFALHLGLDHPTGEVVCGIDEFLAVKHIDVRFTGEPAHAGAKPEEGENAVQAVATAVQNLYAIPRHSDGATRVNVGHLEAGNATNIVAEEATMECEVRGVTTKLKDYMDERAHRVIENAAAMHGCESETSVGGEAPSARSDEELVDIVGRIAGGNADVERVVDRDALGGSEDATFLMQAVQQRGGLAAYVCVGTDHPGGHHTATFDVDEASLPIGVDVLAGAIETVAAERP; encoded by the coding sequence ATGGTAGACCGAGACAGGCTCGTCGCGTTGCGGCGGGCGTTCCACCGCCAGCCGGAGCCGGCGTGGCGCGAGTTCTGGACGACGGCGCGCATCGTCGAGGAGCTGGAGGCCATCGGCGTCGACGAGCTGTACGTCGGCCCGGAGGCGCTGAATACGGACGAACGGATGGCCGTCCCCCCGGAGGCGGAGCTCGAATCGTGGTACGAACGGGCGCTCGACGCGGGCGCGGACGAGTCCATCCTCGAACGCCTCCGGGGCGGGCACACGGGCGCGGTCGCGGTCGTCGAGCAAGGGGCGGGCCCGACGGTCGGGCTGCGCGTCGACATCGACGGGCTCCCGCGCGAGGAGTCGACGGCCGAGGACCACGTCCCCGCCGCGGAGGGCTTCCGGTCGGAGACCGGCGCGATGCACGCCTGCGGGCACGACGGCCACGCGACCATCGGGTTGGGCGTGCTGGAGGCGGTGAAAGAGAGCGACTTCGCGGGCACGCTGAAGCTGTTCTTCCAGCCGGCCGAGGAGCTCGTCGGCGGCGGGAAGGCGATGGCGAAGTCGGGCCACCTCGACGACGTGGACTACCTCTTCGCGCTGCATCTCGGGCTCGACCACCCGACCGGCGAGGTCGTCTGCGGCATCGACGAGTTCCTGGCGGTGAAGCACATCGACGTGCGGTTCACGGGCGAGCCCGCCCACGCCGGCGCGAAGCCCGAGGAGGGCGAGAACGCGGTGCAGGCGGTCGCCACCGCCGTCCAGAACCTCTACGCCATCCCGCGGCACTCCGACGGGGCGACGCGGGTCAACGTCGGGCACCTCGAAGCCGGGAACGCGACGAACATCGTCGCCGAGGAGGCCACCATGGAGTGCGAGGTCCGCGGCGTGACGACGAAGCTGAAGGACTACATGGACGAGCGCGCCCACCGCGTCATCGAGAACGCGGCGGCGATGCACGGCTGCGAGTCCGAGACCAGCGTCGGCGGCGAGGCCCCATCCGCGCGGAGCGACGAGGAGCTCGTGGACATCGTCGGCCGCATCGCGGGCGGCAACGCCGACGTGGAGCGCGTGGTCGACCGGGACGCCCTCGGCGGCAGCGAGGACGCGACGTTCCTCATGCAGGCGGTCCAGCAGCGCGGCGGCCTCGCCGCGTACGTCTGCGTCGGCACGGACCACCCCGGCGGCCACCACACCGCGACGTTCGACGTGGACGAGGCCTCCCTCCCCATCGGCGTCGACGTGCTCGCCGGGGCCATCGAGACGGTCGCAGCGGAGCGCCCCTGA
- a CDS encoding bis(5'-nucleosyl)-tetraphosphatase produces MAVEATSAGAILFRDTRGRREYLLLKSRPGDWEFPKGGVEGDEELQQTAIREVKEEAGIHDFRLIDGFREEYDYVFEAGGDTIHKTVHLFIARSYEASAELSTEHRDLQWRDYEQAVNTVTQDGPRDILEDAHEFLNELETEKEAGDD; encoded by the coding sequence ATGGCAGTCGAAGCTACGAGCGCAGGTGCCATCCTCTTTCGCGACACGCGGGGCCGGCGCGAGTACCTTCTGCTCAAGAGCCGCCCTGGTGACTGGGAGTTCCCGAAGGGCGGTGTCGAGGGAGACGAAGAACTCCAGCAGACGGCTATCCGAGAAGTGAAAGAGGAAGCAGGCATCCACGACTTCCGTCTCATCGACGGATTCAGAGAAGAGTACGACTACGTCTTCGAGGCGGGTGGGGACACCATCCACAAGACGGTCCACCTGTTCATCGCCCGATCGTACGAGGCCAGCGCGGAGCTCTCGACTGAGCACCGCGACCTCCAGTGGCGGGACTACGAACAGGCGGTCAACACCGTCACGCAGGACGGTCCCCGCGACATCCTCGAGGACGCACACGAGTTCCTGAACGAACTCGAAACAGAGAAAGAAGCAGGCGACGACTAG
- a CDS encoding aminoglycoside N(3)-acetyltransferase codes for MSDVLPAEMSEEPITVDRIVTDLRELGLSAGDTVFVHSSLSALGWVSGGPAAVVDALQRTLTEDGTLVLPTFTGDYSDPSGWQNPPVPDEWEPTIRETMPPFRPESTPCPRIGAIPNTFRSYPGVVRSDHPVVSFAAWGADAEEIVLPHPDDEPLGEGTPLARLYDHDATVLMLGTDYATATSCHLAEYRGEFPKGRETGGGPAIRDGERVWLAFDDVALDTADFPLVGEAFERECPTAVTVGQVGEAETRLVDQRALVDFAESWFEENRPESLESTAESA; via the coding sequence ATGAGCGACGTGCTGCCAGCGGAGATGAGCGAGGAACCGATCACCGTCGACCGAATCGTCACTGACCTGCGCGAGCTCGGGCTGTCGGCGGGCGACACCGTCTTCGTGCACAGCTCGCTGTCGGCCCTCGGGTGGGTCAGCGGCGGCCCGGCCGCGGTCGTGGACGCCCTCCAGCGGACCCTCACCGAGGACGGGACGCTGGTGCTGCCGACGTTCACGGGCGACTACTCCGACCCGAGCGGCTGGCAGAACCCGCCGGTCCCGGACGAGTGGGAGCCGACCATCCGCGAGACGATGCCGCCGTTCCGGCCCGAGTCGACGCCCTGTCCCCGGATCGGGGCCATCCCGAACACGTTCCGGTCGTACCCCGGCGTCGTCCGGAGCGACCACCCCGTCGTCTCCTTCGCCGCGTGGGGTGCCGACGCCGAGGAGATCGTCCTTCCACACCCCGACGACGAACCGCTCGGCGAGGGGACACCGCTCGCGCGCCTCTACGACCACGACGCGACGGTGCTCATGCTCGGCACCGACTACGCCACGGCCACCTCCTGTCACCTCGCGGAGTACCGCGGCGAGTTCCCGAAGGGCCGCGAGACCGGCGGCGGGCCGGCCATCCGCGACGGCGAACGGGTCTGGCTGGCGTTCGACGACGTGGCGCTGGACACCGCCGACTTCCCGCTGGTCGGTGAGGCGTTCGAACGGGAGTGCCCGACGGCGGTGACCGTGGGGCAGGTCGGCGAGGCCGAGACGCGGCTCGTCGACCAGCGTGCGCTCGTCGACTTCGCTGAATCGTGGTTCGAAGAGAACAGGCCGGAGTCGCTCGAATCGACGGCCGAGTCGGCGTAG
- a CDS encoding uS10/mL48 family ribosomal protein gives MSFVTRLTLQSGDRAALDSVVEDIRERVSRKGAEMKGPHSAPPDRLRVPTYKRPTSADGAQFDAWDYTVYKREIEIVGHDDLAHTIAAGSAFPDSVHVAAEVEQIRGLGS, from the coding sequence ATGAGCTTCGTCACACGCCTCACACTCCAGAGCGGGGACCGTGCCGCCCTCGACAGCGTCGTCGAGGACATCCGCGAGCGCGTCTCCCGCAAGGGTGCGGAGATGAAAGGCCCCCACTCCGCACCACCGGACCGACTCCGTGTCCCGACGTACAAACGCCCCACCAGCGCCGACGGCGCGCAGTTCGACGCCTGGGACTACACCGTCTACAAGCGCGAGATCGAGATCGTCGGCCACGACGACCTCGCCCACACCATCGCCGCCGGCTCGGCGTTCCCCGACTCCGTCCACGTCGCCGCCGAGGTCGAACAGATTCGCGGGCTGGGCTCGTAA
- a CDS encoding geranylgeranyl reductase family protein, with protein MTSHEFDVVVAGAGTSGCYAAATIAHEGYDVVVVERKDAEEAGHIACGDALKGADAFPEAIPKEKLEPAFTNTGVDHGRFEIPQEDTVLEIPVPGELAVIDRWEYGRCVIQGAKEAGATFHYDTVIQDVTQDDDGVVTGLKASKKGESVEYEADIVIDGAGALSLLQDTVDFSGSTFDTNVNYSQFCSAYREIVRVEEPVEWDDALVFKPTERAAGYLWYFPRTDTEINAGLGFQMTEEPMELVDDLKKDLRDREEFAGAEVEDKLGAALPTRRPYDSAVAPGYMAVGDAAGHVNPTTGGGIAGAAYAGKYAGEQAMEAIEQGDVSEAALWEYNERVMDHFGARYAALDVYNILSTAVDVDDLMGLLASLPGEKLAEALYEGSTEMSTLFKAKLAVKSFGYWRNILQFYRTKQCADDLLDHYEHYPSSPGEFEMWQEKRDTLMEAVYETTGAEPKY; from the coding sequence ATGACAAGCCACGAGTTCGACGTCGTCGTCGCCGGCGCGGGGACGTCGGGGTGCTACGCGGCGGCGACCATCGCCCACGAGGGCTACGACGTCGTCGTCGTCGAGCGCAAGGACGCGGAGGAGGCCGGACACATCGCCTGCGGGGACGCACTCAAGGGCGCGGACGCGTTCCCTGAGGCCATCCCGAAGGAGAAGCTCGAACCCGCCTTCACGAACACCGGCGTCGACCACGGGCGCTTCGAGATCCCGCAGGAGGACACGGTGCTGGAGATCCCGGTGCCCGGCGAACTGGCGGTCATCGACCGCTGGGAGTACGGCCGCTGTGTCATCCAGGGCGCGAAAGAGGCCGGCGCGACGTTCCACTACGACACCGTCATCCAGGACGTGACACAGGACGACGACGGCGTCGTCACCGGCCTGAAAGCGAGCAAGAAGGGCGAGTCCGTCGAGTACGAGGCCGACATCGTCATCGACGGCGCGGGCGCGCTCTCGCTGCTGCAGGACACGGTCGACTTCTCCGGGTCGACGTTCGACACCAACGTCAACTACTCGCAGTTCTGCTCGGCCTACCGCGAGATCGTCCGCGTCGAGGAGCCCGTCGAGTGGGACGACGCGCTGGTGTTCAAGCCGACCGAGCGCGCCGCGGGCTACCTCTGGTACTTCCCGCGCACCGACACGGAGATCAACGCCGGGCTGGGCTTCCAGATGACCGAGGAGCCCATGGAGCTCGTCGACGACCTGAAGAAGGACCTCCGCGACCGCGAGGAGTTCGCGGGCGCGGAGGTCGAGGACAAACTCGGCGCTGCGCTCCCGACCCGACGACCCTACGACTCCGCGGTCGCGCCGGGCTACATGGCCGTCGGCGACGCCGCCGGACACGTCAACCCGACCACCGGCGGCGGCATCGCCGGGGCGGCCTACGCGGGCAAGTACGCCGGCGAGCAGGCCATGGAGGCCATCGAGCAGGGCGACGTGAGCGAGGCGGCGCTCTGGGAGTACAACGAGCGCGTCATGGACCACTTCGGCGCGCGCTACGCCGCACTCGACGTGTACAACATCCTCTCGACCGCCGTCGACGTGGACGACCTGATGGGGCTGCTCGCGTCACTGCCGGGCGAGAAGCTCGCCGAGGCGCTCTACGAGGGCAGCACCGAGATGAGCACGCTGTTCAAGGCCAAGCTCGCGGTCAAGAGCTTCGGCTACTGGCGGAACATCCTCCAGTTCTACCGCACCAAGCAGTGTGCCGACGACCTGCTGGACCACTACGAGCACTACCCGAGCAGCCCCGGCGAGTTCGAGATGTGGCAGGAAAAGCGCGACACGCTGATGGAGGCGGTGTACGAGACGACCGGTGCGGAGCCGAAGTACTGA
- a CDS encoding rubrerythrin family protein — protein MDATAFRESVESARATELDRLGSSKLLVALTDADLSEEAVLRAAAFSEFLARETFESWADDEPDDEASAVFADVAAQEAEHYERVVDALGDAVEPDGVGPMHAYLRDRDDTVERAAAGLVGRGLVSLRTHLQVVSFFVNEADAGKADLFRDLRSETEESLAAGLELLDTHCETDADWERAQAVAEYVVQLAYDDYADSLTELGVDPKPIC, from the coding sequence ATGGACGCGACCGCCTTCCGCGAGTCGGTCGAGTCGGCCAGGGCCACCGAGCTCGACCGACTCGGCTCCTCGAAGCTGCTCGTCGCCCTGACCGACGCGGACCTGTCCGAGGAAGCCGTCCTCCGGGCCGCCGCGTTCAGCGAGTTCCTCGCCCGCGAGACGTTCGAATCGTGGGCCGACGACGAGCCGGACGACGAGGCGAGCGCGGTGTTCGCGGACGTGGCCGCCCAGGAGGCCGAGCACTACGAGCGCGTCGTCGACGCCCTCGGTGACGCCGTCGAACCCGACGGCGTCGGCCCGATGCACGCGTACCTCCGGGACCGCGACGACACCGTCGAACGCGCTGCAGCAGGGCTCGTCGGACGCGGCCTCGTCAGCCTCCGCACCCATCTCCAGGTGGTCAGCTTCTTCGTCAACGAGGCCGACGCCGGGAAGGCGGACCTGTTCCGCGACCTCCGGAGCGAGACCGAGGAGTCGCTGGCCGCCGGGCTGGAACTCCTCGACACCCACTGCGAGACCGACGCGGACTGGGAGCGCGCCCAGGCCGTCGCCGAGTACGTCGTCCAGCTCGCCTACGACGACTACGCGGACTCGCTCACCGAGCTCGGCGTCGACCCGAAACCCATCTGCTGA
- a CDS encoding 2-oxoacid:acceptor oxidoreductase subunit alpha has translation MAEDLNWAIGGEAGDGIDSTGKIFAQALSRAGRHVFTSKDFASRIRGGYTAYKIRTSTEQVQSVVDRLDILVALTQRTIDENLDELHDQSAVIYDGERSWEAEYPEYITGVDVPLKSLAEEAGGAIMRNIVALGAACEITNFAIKNLDEALEKRFGSKGEKIVENNKKAARLGQEYVAENYDLDVDYDLDETDNDYVLLNGDEAIGMGAIAAGCRFYAGYPITPATDVMEYLTGRIDEFGGHVVQAEDELSAINMALGAARAGARSMTATSGPGIDLMTETFGLVATSETPLVIVDVMRSGPSTGMPTKQEQGDLNMTLYGGHGEIPRFVVAPTSIDECFWKTVEAFNYAEKYQTPVYLVADLALAVTEQTFPPEAFDMDEVEVDRGKVVDDDTVGEWLDDEGRFRAHANTDDGVSPRAFPGTIDGAHMSTGLEHDELGRRTEDTNVRIEQVDKRNRKVDTAREQEDWDYREFGDPDADSLVISWGSNEGAMREALGYLDERGIDVRFLSVPYIFPRPDLSEEIAAAETTIVVECNATGQFANLIEHDVLERVERINKYNGVRFKADELADDIEEKLATEAKAQ, from the coding sequence ATGGCCGAGGACTTGAACTGGGCTATCGGTGGCGAGGCCGGCGACGGCATCGACTCCACCGGTAAGATATTCGCCCAGGCCCTCTCACGGGCTGGACGGCACGTATTCACCTCGAAGGACTTCGCGTCGCGTATCCGCGGTGGCTACACCGCGTACAAGATCCGCACGTCGACCGAACAGGTCCAGAGCGTCGTCGACCGACTGGACATTCTGGTCGCACTGACACAGCGGACCATCGACGAGAACCTCGACGAACTCCACGACCAATCCGCCGTCATCTACGACGGCGAGCGTTCCTGGGAAGCCGAGTACCCGGAGTACATCACCGGGGTCGACGTCCCGCTGAAATCGCTCGCGGAGGAGGCCGGCGGCGCCATCATGCGCAACATCGTCGCGCTCGGGGCCGCCTGCGAGATCACCAACTTCGCCATCAAGAACCTGGACGAGGCGCTGGAGAAGCGCTTCGGCTCCAAGGGCGAGAAGATCGTCGAGAACAACAAGAAGGCCGCCCGTCTCGGTCAGGAGTACGTCGCCGAGAACTACGACCTCGACGTCGACTACGACCTCGACGAGACGGACAACGACTACGTCCTGCTCAACGGTGACGAGGCCATCGGCATGGGCGCCATCGCCGCCGGCTGCCGCTTCTACGCCGGCTACCCCATCACCCCCGCGACGGACGTGATGGAGTACCTCACCGGCCGCATCGACGAGTTCGGCGGGCACGTCGTCCAGGCCGAGGACGAGCTGTCCGCCATCAACATGGCCCTCGGCGCTGCACGCGCCGGCGCACGCTCGATGACCGCGACCTCCGGGCCGGGCATCGACCTGATGACCGAGACGTTCGGTCTGGTCGCGACCAGCGAGACGCCGCTGGTCATCGTCGACGTGATGCGCTCGGGTCCCTCGACCGGGATGCCGACGAAGCAGGAGCAGGGCGACCTCAACATGACCCTGTACGGCGGCCACGGCGAGATCCCCCGCTTCGTCGTCGCGCCGACGAGCATCGACGAGTGCTTCTGGAAGACCGTCGAGGCGTTCAACTACGCCGAGAAGTACCAGACGCCGGTCTACCTCGTCGCCGACCTCGCACTCGCCGTCACCGAGCAGACGTTCCCGCCGGAGGCGTTCGACATGGACGAGGTCGAGGTCGACCGCGGCAAGGTCGTCGACGACGACACCGTCGGCGAGTGGCTCGACGACGAGGGCCGCTTCCGGGCCCACGCCAACACCGACGACGGCGTCTCCCCGCGTGCGTTCCCCGGCACCATCGACGGTGCCCACATGTCCACCGGCCTCGAGCACGACGAGCTCGGTCGCCGGACCGAGGACACGAACGTCCGCATCGAGCAGGTCGACAAGCGCAACCGCAAGGTCGACACCGCGCGCGAACAGGAGGACTGGGACTACCGCGAGTTCGGCGACCCCGACGCGGACAGCCTCGTCATCTCCTGGGGCTCGAACGAGGGCGCGATGCGCGAGGCCCTGGGCTACCTCGACGAGCGTGGTATCGACGTGCGCTTCCTCTCGGTGCCGTACATCTTCCCGCGCCCCGACCTGAGCGAGGAGATCGCCGCGGCCGAGACGACCATCGTCGTCGAGTGTAACGCCACCGGGCAGTTCGCGAACCTCATCGAACACGACGTGCTCGAGCGCGTCGAACGCATCAACAAGTACAACGGCGTGCGGTTCAAGGCCGACGAGCTGGCCGACGACATCGAGGAGAAGCTCGCAACGGAGGCGAAAGCACAATGA
- a CDS encoding alpha/beta fold hydrolase, whose translation MSQSSDLQDAPDDVESPDGPDDGAVGPAVATTADGRTVAYAEYGDADGAPVLFLHGTPGSRVLARLFDEAARERGLWVLAPDRPGYGRSEPGQDADIADIADIAADLVAVLDHAAVESAPVVGFSGGAAVAFALAGRQPDRVDVVHSVSGVAPPSLQTDQPAVQRLLGTLATRTPQLLSGVVRAQSWVADRGSPSVVVSQYTDSEGAAALSEPQAETFRRDFVAGVGPRRAGFVRETRLLGEPWPVEPSIVDVPVHCWHGERDANVPVADARRVADAARAELTVVDADHATALVEHREAVLDACIE comes from the coding sequence ATGAGCCAGTCGTCCGACCTGCAGGACGCGCCCGATGACGTCGAGAGTCCCGACGGTCCCGACGACGGGGCGGTCGGTCCCGCCGTGGCCACCACCGCGGACGGCCGCACTGTCGCCTACGCCGAGTACGGGGACGCCGACGGCGCGCCCGTGCTGTTCCTCCACGGCACGCCCGGCTCACGGGTGCTGGCACGGCTGTTCGACGAGGCGGCACGCGAGCGGGGTCTGTGGGTCCTGGCCCCGGACCGCCCCGGCTACGGCCGGTCCGAGCCCGGGCAGGACGCCGACATCGCCGACATCGCCGACATCGCGGCCGACCTCGTCGCGGTCCTCGACCACGCTGCCGTCGAGAGCGCCCCGGTCGTCGGGTTCTCCGGCGGCGCGGCGGTCGCGTTCGCGCTGGCCGGCCGCCAGCCCGACCGCGTCGACGTGGTCCACAGCGTCTCCGGCGTCGCGCCGCCATCGCTTCAGACCGACCAGCCCGCGGTGCAACGACTGCTCGGGACCCTGGCGACCCGGACGCCACAACTCCTCTCCGGCGTCGTCCGCGCGCAGAGCTGGGTCGCCGACCGCGGCTCCCCGTCGGTCGTCGTCTCGCAGTACACCGACAGCGAGGGCGCGGCCGCGCTGTCGGAGCCGCAGGCCGAGACGTTCCGGCGAGACTTCGTCGCGGGCGTAGGTCCGCGGCGGGCCGGCTTCGTCCGCGAGACGCGGCTGCTCGGTGAGCCCTGGCCCGTCGAACCGTCGATCGTCGACGTCCCGGTCCACTGCTGGCACGGCGAGCGCGACGCGAACGTCCCCGTCGCCGACGCCCGGCGGGTCGCCGACGCCGCCCGCGCCGAGCTGACCGTCGTCGACGCCGACCACGCCACCGCCCTCGTGGAGCACCGCGAGGCGGTGCTCGACGCCTGCATCGAGTGA
- a CDS encoding 2-oxoacid:ferredoxin oxidoreductase subunit beta, producing MSSDVKFTDFKSDKQPTWCPGCGDFGTMNGMMKALANTGNDPDNTFVVAGIGCSGKIGTYMHSYALHGVHGRALPVGTGVKFANPDLEVMVAGGDGDGYSIGAGHFVHAVRRNPDITYVVMDNRIYGLTKGQASPTSRQDFETSTTPEGPKQPPVNPLALALASGATFIAQSFSSDALRHAEIIEQAIEHDGFGFVNVFSPCVTFNDVDTYDYFRDSLVDLQEEDHDPTDYQSAKEKILEGDKEYMGVIWQDEESVPYHETHGVTENMADIPDGAADGTMDLVREFY from the coding sequence ATGAGTTCAGACGTAAAATTCACCGACTTCAAGTCCGACAAGCAGCCGACCTGGTGTCCGGGGTGTGGTGACTTCGGCACGATGAACGGCATGATGAAGGCGCTGGCGAACACGGGCAACGACCCCGACAACACGTTCGTCGTCGCCGGCATCGGCTGTTCCGGCAAGATCGGCACCTACATGCACAGCTACGCGCTCCACGGCGTCCACGGGCGCGCACTCCCCGTCGGCACCGGCGTCAAGTTCGCCAACCCCGACCTCGAAGTGATGGTCGCGGGCGGCGACGGCGACGGCTACTCCATCGGCGCGGGCCACTTCGTCCACGCCGTCCGCCGGAACCCGGACATCACCTACGTCGTCATGGACAACCGTATCTACGGGCTGACGAAGGGCCAGGCCTCGCCGACGAGCCGCCAGGACTTCGAGACGAGCACCACACCCGAGGGCCCCAAACAGCCCCCGGTCAACCCGCTCGCGCTCGCGCTCGCCTCCGGCGCGACGTTCATCGCGCAGTCGTTCTCCAGCGACGCGCTCCGTCACGCCGAGATCATCGAGCAGGCCATCGAGCACGACGGCTTCGGCTTCGTCAACGTGTTCAGCCCCTGCGTGACGTTCAACGACGTCGACACCTACGACTACTTCCGCGACTCGCTGGTCGACCTCCAGGAGGAGGACCACGACCCGACCGACTACCAGTCCGCGAAGGAGAAGATCCTCGAGGGCGACAAGGAGTACATGGGCGTCATCTGGCAGGACGAGGAGAGCGTCCCGTACCACGAGACCCACGGCGTCACCGAGAACATGGCCGACATCCCCGACGGCGCCGCCGACGGGACGATGGACCTGGTCCGGGAGTTCTACTAG
- a CDS encoding MBL fold metallo-hydrolase gives MSVPSEAGGETPSLDARELDELVRSGEPFTLLDVRDRDEFEAWHVDGPGVTAVQVPHVKFVQAQVTGDVDSLVGEGPVEPIVAVCGHGEASAHAAELLVDAGYDARNLAGGMDAWARLLVGREVEGAAGTVVQYDRPSSGCLSYMVVDGDEAAVVDPLRAFADRYVADANERGADLRYAIDTHVHADHVSGVRAVAAASDAEPVLPELARERGLAYDARPLADGESLAVGDTTIEAVATPGHTTEMTTLVAEGVLFTGDGLFVDGVARPDLEEGDEGAAELAAGLYDSIQERLLTYPDAMVVAPGHRDDETPRADDGTVTATLGTVRDRVEALLLSREEFVDYVLADLPPQPNEYERIIETNLGRESLDDGTAFEVELGPNNCAAR, from the coding sequence ATGAGTGTCCCATCCGAAGCTGGCGGTGAGACCCCCTCGCTCGACGCCCGCGAGCTCGACGAGCTGGTGCGCTCCGGCGAGCCGTTCACGCTGCTCGACGTCCGCGACCGCGACGAGTTCGAAGCGTGGCACGTCGACGGTCCCGGCGTCACCGCAGTCCAGGTCCCACACGTGAAGTTCGTGCAGGCACAGGTCACCGGCGACGTGGACTCGCTCGTCGGCGAGGGCCCAGTCGAGCCCATCGTCGCGGTCTGTGGCCACGGCGAGGCGAGCGCACACGCCGCCGAACTCCTCGTCGATGCCGGCTACGACGCCCGGAACCTCGCCGGCGGGATGGACGCCTGGGCGCGTCTGCTCGTTGGCCGCGAGGTCGAGGGGGCCGCGGGCACCGTCGTCCAGTACGACCGGCCGTCGAGCGGCTGTCTCTCCTACATGGTGGTCGACGGCGACGAGGCCGCCGTCGTCGACCCGCTACGGGCGTTCGCCGACCGGTACGTCGCCGACGCGAACGAGCGCGGCGCGGACCTCCGCTACGCCATCGACACCCACGTCCACGCCGACCACGTCTCGGGCGTGCGGGCCGTCGCCGCCGCGAGCGACGCCGAGCCCGTCCTCCCCGAGCTGGCCAGGGAGCGCGGCCTCGCGTACGACGCACGCCCGCTGGCCGACGGCGAGTCCCTGGCGGTCGGCGACACGACCATCGAGGCCGTGGCGACCCCGGGACACACCACCGAGATGACGACGCTGGTCGCCGAGGGCGTGCTGTTCACCGGCGACGGGCTGTTCGTCGACGGCGTCGCCCGGCCCGACCTCGAGGAGGGCGACGAGGGCGCGGCGGAACTGGCGGCCGGCCTGTACGACTCCATCCAGGAACGGCTGCTCACCTATCCAGACGCGATGGTCGTCGCGCCGGGGCACCGCGACGACGAGACGCCGCGCGCCGACGACGGGACCGTCACCGCGACGCTCGGGACGGTACGCGACCGCGTCGAGGCGCTCTTGCTCTCCCGGGAGGAGTTCGTCGACTACGTGCTCGCCGACCTCCCCCCACAGCCCAACGAGTACGAGCGCATCATCGAGACGAACCTCGGCCGCGAGAGCCTGGACGACGGGACCGCCTTCGAGGTCGAGCTCGGGCCGAACAACTGCGCGGCGCGATAG